CTGCACTTGCAACAGTAATAGCTCAAATAGTATCAACTATATGGATAATTTATTATTACACTAAAGGAAGTTCTAATTTAAAATTAAAAACTAAAAACTTTAAGTTAGATAAAAAACTTGTGAAGATTACATTTGCAATTGGTGTTGCGCCATTTTCAATGCAAATTGCATCTAGTGTTGTACAAGTTATAACTAATAATACTTTAAAACTTTATGGTGGGGATTTGGCTATTGGAGCAATGGCAGTAATCTCATCTATAGCAATGGTATTTTTAATGCCTATATTTGGTATAAATCAAGGAGCACAACCTATTATAGGATACAATTATGGTGCTAAAAAGTATCATAGAATGAAAGATGCTGTTAAGATTTCTATAATTGCTGCTACAATTATATTAGTTATAGGAAGTATTTTAATTCAATCATTCCCGGCAGCTGCAATAAAAGTATTTAATAAAGATGATAAACTTCTAGAAATAGGGGTAAAGGGAATAAGAATATTCTTAATAATGATGCCAGTTATAGGAATTTCTATAATAGGATCTAACTACTATCAATCAGTTGGAAAAGCTAAAGTGGCAATGTTTTTAAGCTTGTTAAGACAAGTAATATTGTTTATTCCATTAATGATTATTTTACCTAGGGTTGGTGGTCTTGGACTAACTGGTATTTGGCTTACAGGAGCTTTAAGTGATGGCCTTTCTACACTAATAGCTGGAGGATTTTTATTATCAGAGTTTAAAAGTATAAAAGAAAATAGATTTAAAAAAGAATTTTAAATATTAAAAGTAAATCTCCTAAAACTATATAAAAAATAGTTTTAGGAGATTATTTTTTAGAAGACTATTTTTAGAATATCTTATTAAATCCTTGTCCTTGAACTTCGGCT
This Clostridium novyi NT DNA region includes the following protein-coding sequences:
- a CDS encoding MATE family efflux transporter, with protein sequence MKEQSMLGEEPIGKLLLKYSIPAIIGMLVNALYNIVDRIFIGHIPNVGALAITGVGITMPIMYILLAFGMLVGIGTTANISIKMGQGKREDAEKLLGNCFTLSIIISAVLTVIGILFVNKILGVFGASENTLYYAKEYINIILFGAIFNILNFALNSTIRADGSPKIAAFTMILGCLVNIVLDAVFIFVFNLGIKGAALATVIAQIVSTIWIIYYYTKGSSNLKLKTKNFKLDKKLVKITFAIGVAPFSMQIASSVVQVITNNTLKLYGGDLAIGAMAVISSIAMVFLMPIFGINQGAQPIIGYNYGAKKYHRMKDAVKISIIAATIILVIGSILIQSFPAAAIKVFNKDDKLLEIGVKGIRIFLIMMPVIGISIIGSNYYQSVGKAKVAMFLSLLRQVILFIPLMIILPRVGGLGLTGIWLTGALSDGLSTLIAGGFLLSEFKSIKENRFKKEF